One part of the Rutidosis leptorrhynchoides isolate AG116_Rl617_1_P2 chromosome 1, CSIRO_AGI_Rlap_v1, whole genome shotgun sequence genome encodes these proteins:
- the LOC139847630 gene encoding uncharacterized protein, translating into MNVWRKFGIEKTMMNFKGFFFFKFSTEKGLMDVLEHGPWIIRNIPIILNKWSPSVSLTKEDLTKVPLWVKLHDIPIVGFTEDGLSLIASKVGHPKMLDLYTSFMCVEAWGCPNFARALVEISSMTDFKETIKVATPNIEGKGHMIDTVRVEYEWKPPRCSCCKVFGHKDNQCPKVIVIEAVKEPNMVDGIKLSEDGF; encoded by the coding sequence ATGAATGTTTGGAGAAAATTCGGTATAGAAAAGACGATGATGAATTTCAAAGGATTTTTCTTTTTTAAATTCTCCACCGAGAAAGGATTGATGGATGTTTTAGAACATGGACCATGGATAATACGGAACATTCCAATAATTCTTAATAAGTGGTCTCCGAGTGTATCTTTGACGAAAGAGGACCTTACAAAAGTGCCATTGTGGGTTAAACTACATGACATTCCTATTGTGGGGTTCACAGAGGATGGACTTAGTTTAATCGCATCTAAGGTGGGCCATCCTAAGATGTTGGACTTGTATACGAGTTTTATGTGTGTGGAAGCTTGGGGTTGTCCTAATTTTGCTCGGGCGCTAGTAGAAATATCTTCCATGACTGATTTTAAAGAAACCATAAAGGTAGCTACTCCAAACATAGAAGGAAAGGGCCACATGATTGATACTGTTCGTGTGGAATATGAGTGGAAGCCTCCGAGATGTTCGTGCTGTAAAGTGTTTGGCCACAAGGATAATCAATGTCCTAAAGTTATTGTTATTGAAGCAGTGAAAGAACCTAATATGGTTGACGGGATTAAGCTATCAGAAGATGGTTTCTAG